One window of Strigops habroptila isolate Jane chromosome Z, bStrHab1.2.pri, whole genome shotgun sequence genomic DNA carries:
- the ACTL7A gene encoding actin-like protein 7A, whose protein sequence is MAALRVSHKSATTANLKAMKETKALVVDIGTGHFKCGFAGDPWPLYIVSPTFGKPTWEAGSNQRETFVEEELQNSSVPSTPINPVRHGTVVDWNYVQDTLKCIFKAEMKIQPDDHAVLMSVPPLCSTTDKGKYAEMLFEGLHTPAIHLAYQSHLSMYSYGKTSALVVESGHGVSYVVPIYEGYILRSITGKVDYAGSDITCYLMKLLNESGNAFTEHQLNIIQDLKEKCCYTSLDLKQDLSLPVEKQQVDYKLPDGHFISVGKERFLCAEALFKPVLFGSQQQGLLQLTLACLKKCDADINRKMLGNILLCGGSTMMEGFADRFQRELARMCPHDGPIITASPQRKSAVWIGGSILASLNSFQDLWVHRYEYEEHGSTCIFKKCF, encoded by the coding sequence ATGGCAGCCTTAAGGGTCAGCCACAAATCCGCCACCACAGCTAACCTCAAGGCCATGAAGGAAACTAAAGCGTTAGTTGTAGACATTGGCACGGGACACTTCAAGTGTGGCTTCGCAGGGGACCCATGGCCTTTGTACATTGTTTCACCTACATTTGGTAAGCCCACGTGGGAGGCTGGGAGCAATCAAAGAGAAACCTTTGTTGAGGAGGAGCTTCAGAATAGCAGTGTACCCTCAACACCCATCAACCCAGTAAGACATGGCACAGTGGTGGACTGGAACTATGTCCAAGATACTTTGAAGTGTATTTTCAAGGCGGAGATGAAGATTCAGCCAGATGACCATGCTGTTCTGATGTCAGTGCCTCCCCTGTGTTCCACCACTGACAAGGGGAAATATGCCGAGATGCTGTTTGAAGGACTCCACACGCCTGCCATCCACCTTGCGTACCAGTCCCATTTGTCCATGTACTCTTATGGGAAAACCTCAGCTCTCGTGGTGGAAAGTGGTCATGGTGTTTCATACGTGGTTCCTATCTATGAAGGTTATATTCTACGTAGCATCACTGGGAAAGTAGATTATGCTGGCTCGGACATCACATGTTATCTCATGAAGTTACTAAACGAGTCTGGAAACGCATTCACAGAACACCAGCTAAACATCATACAAGATCTCAAAGAGAAGTGTTGTTATACCTCTCTGGATCTTAAGCAGGACTTGAGTTTGCCTGTTGAGAAACAACAAGTGGATTACAAGCTGCCGGATGGGCACTTCATCAGTGTAGGCAAGGAGAGGTTCCTTTGTGCTGAAGCACTCTTCAAACCAGTCTTATTCGGCTCACAGCAGCAAGGGCTTTTGCAGCTAACGCTTGCCTGTCTCAAGAAGTGTGATGCTGATATCAACAGAAAAATGCTGGGGAATATCCTGCTGTGTGGGGGTAGCACTATGATGGAGGGCTTTGCTGACCGCTTCCAGAGGGAACTGGCCAGGATGTGCCCCCACGATGGCCCCATCATAACAGCATCCCCTCAGAGGAAGTCTGCTGTCTGGATTGGTGGGTCTATTCTGGCCTCACTCAACTCTTTCCAAGACCTCTGGGTTCACAGATATGAATATGAAGAACATGGCTCTACCTGTATTTTCAAGAAGTGCTTCTGA